One part of the Deltaproteobacteria bacterium genome encodes these proteins:
- the proC gene encoding pyrroline-5-carboxylate reductase, translating into MKDQRLAFLGGAGKIGSAIIDGLLVSKTVTASQIAVTARHDASLAAWQARKVRGSTDNRAAVRGADLIVLCVHPDEVAALLKEIAPRLTPRQLVISVVSGCSTQQIEKFCKHPLRVVRAMPNTPVMVRASMTCLAAGRHAKPDDLATAQRIFATVGEVEVLDERHMNVATGLGGCGPAFAFKIIEALSAGGVKMGLPRETALKLAAQVLKGAAELVLTTKQHPAALKDAVTTPGGCTIDGLTKLEERGLAIALIDAVETATRKAGRLLGGD; encoded by the coding sequence ATGAAAGATCAACGACTCGCGTTTCTTGGTGGGGCCGGCAAGATCGGCTCCGCGATCATTGATGGATTGCTGGTTTCGAAAACCGTGACGGCGTCGCAGATTGCCGTCACCGCGCGGCACGACGCTTCGCTCGCGGCGTGGCAGGCTCGGAAAGTCCGTGGCAGTACCGACAATCGCGCGGCAGTGCGCGGTGCCGATTTAATCGTGCTCTGTGTTCATCCTGACGAAGTGGCGGCGCTGTTGAAAGAGATCGCTCCGCGGCTCACGCCACGCCAGCTCGTGATCTCCGTCGTGAGCGGCTGCAGCACGCAGCAAATCGAAAAGTTTTGCAAACATCCACTCCGCGTCGTGCGCGCGATGCCGAATACGCCAGTGATGGTGCGCGCCTCGATGACGTGTTTGGCGGCGGGGCGGCACGCGAAGCCGGACGACTTGGCTACCGCGCAGCGGATCTTCGCCACCGTTGGCGAAGTGGAGGTGCTCGACGAGCGCCACATGAATGTGGCCACGGGCCTGGGCGGGTGCGGACCGGCGTTTGCGTTCAAGATCATCGAGGCGTTGTCGGCCGGCGGCGTCAAGATGGGCCTGCCACGCGAAACGGCGCTGAAGCTGGCCGCGCAGGTGTTGAAGGGCGCTGCGGAATTAGTGCTGACGACCAAGCAACACCCGGCCGCGTTGAAAGATGCCGTCACCACTCCCGGCGGTTGCACGATTGACGGACTCACCAAATTAGAAGAACGCGGCTTGGCCATTGCGCTGATCGACGCGGTGGAGACTGCCACCCGCAAAGCAGGGCGGTTGTTGGGGGGCGATTAA